The Symphalangus syndactylus isolate Jambi chromosome 23, NHGRI_mSymSyn1-v2.1_pri, whole genome shotgun sequence genome has a window encoding:
- the CDKN1A gene encoding cyclin-dependent kinase inhibitor 1 isoform X3: protein MRKGMVGDRRPLETSGAMSEQAGDVRPNPCGSKACRRLFGPVDSEQLSRDCDALMAGCIQEARERWNFDFVTETPLEGDFAWERVQGLGLPKLYLPTGPRRGRDELGGGRRPGTSPALLQGTAEEDHVDLSLSCTLVPRSGEQAEGSPGGPGGSQGRKRRQTSMTDFYHSKRRLIFSKRKP from the exons atgaggaagGGGATGGTAGGAGACAGGAGACCTCTAGAGACCTCAG GCGCCATGTCAGAACAGGCCGGGGATGTCCGTCCGAACCCATGCGGCAGCAAGGCCTGCCGCCGCCTCTTTGGCCCAGTGGACAGCGAGCAGCTGAGCCGTGACTGTGATGCGCTAATGGCGGGCTGCATCCAGGAGGCCCGTGAGCGATGGAACTTCGACTTTGTCACCGAGACACCACTGGAGGGTGACTTCGCCTGGGAGCGTGTGCAGGGCCTTGGCCTGCCCAAGCTCTACCTTCCCACGGGGCCCCGGCGGGGCCGGGATGAGTTGGGAGGAGGCAGGCGGCCTGGCACCTCGCCTGCTCTGCTGCAGGGGACAGCAGAGGAAGACCATGTGGACCTGTCGCTGTCTTGTACCCTTGTGCCTCGCTCAGGGGAGCAGGCTGAAGGGTCCCCAGGTGGACCTGGAGGCTCTCAGGGTCGAAAACGGCGGCAGACCAGCATGACAG ATTTCTACCACTCCAAACGCCGGCTGATCTTCTCCAAGAGGAAGCCCTAA
- the CDKN1A gene encoding cyclin-dependent kinase inhibitor 1 isoform X1 yields MSVRVREDACSRVCPAFTGVSAAGAMSEQAGDVRPNPCGSKACRRLFGPVDSEQLSRDCDALMAGCIQEARERWNFDFVTETPLEGDFAWERVQGLGLPKLYLPTGPRRGRDELGGGRRPGTSPALLQGTAEEDHVDLSLSCTLVPRSGEQAEGSPGGPGGSQGRKRRQTSMTDFYHSKRRLIFSKRKP; encoded by the exons ATGTCCGTGCGTGTCCGCGAGGATGCGTGTTCGCGGGTGTGTCCTGCGTTCACAGGTGTTTCTGCGGCAG GCGCCATGTCAGAACAGGCCGGGGATGTCCGTCCGAACCCATGCGGCAGCAAGGCCTGCCGCCGCCTCTTTGGCCCAGTGGACAGCGAGCAGCTGAGCCGTGACTGTGATGCGCTAATGGCGGGCTGCATCCAGGAGGCCCGTGAGCGATGGAACTTCGACTTTGTCACCGAGACACCACTGGAGGGTGACTTCGCCTGGGAGCGTGTGCAGGGCCTTGGCCTGCCCAAGCTCTACCTTCCCACGGGGCCCCGGCGGGGCCGGGATGAGTTGGGAGGAGGCAGGCGGCCTGGCACCTCGCCTGCTCTGCTGCAGGGGACAGCAGAGGAAGACCATGTGGACCTGTCGCTGTCTTGTACCCTTGTGCCTCGCTCAGGGGAGCAGGCTGAAGGGTCCCCAGGTGGACCTGGAGGCTCTCAGGGTCGAAAACGGCGGCAGACCAGCATGACAG ATTTCTACCACTCCAAACGCCGGCTGATCTTCTCCAAGAGGAAGCCCTAA
- the CDKN1A gene encoding cyclin-dependent kinase inhibitor 1 isoform X2, with protein sequence MWGVFRRQTTHSSNPPLPGQQSCCNHRVFSCAGAMSEQAGDVRPNPCGSKACRRLFGPVDSEQLSRDCDALMAGCIQEARERWNFDFVTETPLEGDFAWERVQGLGLPKLYLPTGPRRGRDELGGGRRPGTSPALLQGTAEEDHVDLSLSCTLVPRSGEQAEGSPGGPGGSQGRKRRQTSMTDFYHSKRRLIFSKRKP encoded by the exons ATGTGGGGAGTATTCAGGAGACAGACAACTCACTCATCAAATCCTCCCCTTCCTGGCCAACAAAGCTGCTGCAACCACAGGGTTTTTTCT TGCGCGG GCGCCATGTCAGAACAGGCCGGGGATGTCCGTCCGAACCCATGCGGCAGCAAGGCCTGCCGCCGCCTCTTTGGCCCAGTGGACAGCGAGCAGCTGAGCCGTGACTGTGATGCGCTAATGGCGGGCTGCATCCAGGAGGCCCGTGAGCGATGGAACTTCGACTTTGTCACCGAGACACCACTGGAGGGTGACTTCGCCTGGGAGCGTGTGCAGGGCCTTGGCCTGCCCAAGCTCTACCTTCCCACGGGGCCCCGGCGGGGCCGGGATGAGTTGGGAGGAGGCAGGCGGCCTGGCACCTCGCCTGCTCTGCTGCAGGGGACAGCAGAGGAAGACCATGTGGACCTGTCGCTGTCTTGTACCCTTGTGCCTCGCTCAGGGGAGCAGGCTGAAGGGTCCCCAGGTGGACCTGGAGGCTCTCAGGGTCGAAAACGGCGGCAGACCAGCATGACAG ATTTCTACCACTCCAAACGCCGGCTGATCTTCTCCAAGAGGAAGCCCTAA
- the CDKN1A gene encoding cyclin-dependent kinase inhibitor 1 isoform X4 yields the protein MSEQAGDVRPNPCGSKACRRLFGPVDSEQLSRDCDALMAGCIQEARERWNFDFVTETPLEGDFAWERVQGLGLPKLYLPTGPRRGRDELGGGRRPGTSPALLQGTAEEDHVDLSLSCTLVPRSGEQAEGSPGGPGGSQGRKRRQTSMTDFYHSKRRLIFSKRKP from the exons ATGTCAGAACAGGCCGGGGATGTCCGTCCGAACCCATGCGGCAGCAAGGCCTGCCGCCGCCTCTTTGGCCCAGTGGACAGCGAGCAGCTGAGCCGTGACTGTGATGCGCTAATGGCGGGCTGCATCCAGGAGGCCCGTGAGCGATGGAACTTCGACTTTGTCACCGAGACACCACTGGAGGGTGACTTCGCCTGGGAGCGTGTGCAGGGCCTTGGCCTGCCCAAGCTCTACCTTCCCACGGGGCCCCGGCGGGGCCGGGATGAGTTGGGAGGAGGCAGGCGGCCTGGCACCTCGCCTGCTCTGCTGCAGGGGACAGCAGAGGAAGACCATGTGGACCTGTCGCTGTCTTGTACCCTTGTGCCTCGCTCAGGGGAGCAGGCTGAAGGGTCCCCAGGTGGACCTGGAGGCTCTCAGGGTCGAAAACGGCGGCAGACCAGCATGACAG ATTTCTACCACTCCAAACGCCGGCTGATCTTCTCCAAGAGGAAGCCCTAA
- the LOC129473054 gene encoding cytosol aminopeptidase-like yields MKAKKTSELLLQWDAGKFKTWSSVPWRWIPVETLRLLRRERCLVSMNTMTPTRFAEIIEKNLKSASSKTEVHIRPRSWIEEQATGSFLSVAKGSDEPSVFLEIHYIGSPNANEPPLVFVGKGITFDSGGISIKASANMDLMRADMGGATTICSAIASAAKLNLPINIIGLAPLCENMPSGKANKLGDVVRARNGKTIQVDNTDAEERLILADALCYAHTFNPKVILNATTLTGAVDVALESGTTGVLTNSSWLWNKLFEASIETGDRVWRMPLFKHYTGQVVDCQLADVNNIGKYRFAGACTSAAFLREFVTHPKRAHLDIAGVMTNKDEVPYLWKGTTGRPTRTLIEFLLHFSQDNA; encoded by the exons ATGAAGGCAAAGAAAACATCAGAGCTGCTGTTGCAGTGGGATGCAGGCAAATTCAAGACCTGGAGCTCTGTTCCGTGGAGGTGGATCCCTGTGGAGACACTCAGGCTGCTGAGGAGGGAGCGGTGCTTGGTCTCTATGAATACGATGAC GCCAACCAGATTTGCCGAAATTATTGAGAAGAATCTCAAAAGTGCTAGTAGTAAAACTGAGGTTCATATCAGACCCAGGTCTTGGATTGAGGAACAGGCAACGGGATCATTCCTCAGTGTGGCCAAAGGATCTGACGAACCCTCAGTCTTCTTGGAAATTCACTACATAGGCAGCCCCAATGCAAACGAACCACCCCTGGTGTTTGTTGGGAAAGGAATTACCTTCGACAGTGGTGGTATCTCCATCAAGGCTTCTGCAAATATGGACCTCATGAGGGCCGACATGGGAGGAGCTACAACTATATGCTCAGCCATTGCGTCTGCTGCAAAACTCAATTTGCCCATTAATATTATAGGTCTGGCCCCTCTTTGTGAAAATATGCCCAGCGGCAAGGCCAACAAGCTGGGGGATGTTGTTAGAGCCAGGAACGGGAAGACCATCCAGGTTGATAACACTGATGCCGAGGAGAGGCTCATACTGGCTGATGCGCTCTGTTACGCGCACACGTTTAACCCGAAGGTCATCCTCAATGCCACCACCTTAACAGGTGCCGTGGATGTAGCTTTGGAGTCAGGTACCACTGGGGTCCTTACCAATTCATCCTGGCTCTGGAACAAGCTCTTCGAGGCCAGCATTGAAACAGGGGACCGTGTCTGGAGGATGCCTCTCTTCAAACATTATACAGGGCAGGTTGTAGATTGCCAGCTGGCTGATGTTAACAACATTGGAAAATATAGATTTGCGGGAGCATGTACATCTGCGGCATTCCTGAGAGAATTCGTGACTCATCCTAAGCGGGCACATTTAGACATAGCAGGTGTGATGACCAACAAAGATGAGGTTCCCTATCTATGGAAAGGCACGACCGGGAGGCCCACAAGGACTCTCATAGAGTTCTTACTTCATTTCAGTCAAGACAATGCTTAG